CGCAGTCCATCTTTTCCAGAAAACGCAACGTACGTTTGGTGCCGTCACCCGCCGACCATTTGCCCTTGCCGCCGGAGCCTTTCCGGATGTGGAAATCCTCCAGAAGCACAGGGAAGCGGAACTCCAGGACTTCCGGATCGGTCAGGCGCGAGTTGGTCATGTGCACATGAACACCGTCCGTACCCTTGAAGCCGGGGCCTGCCGGGGAGCCTGAGCAGATGGTTTCATAGTACTGGTAGGTGTCGTTGCCGAAGGTCAGGTTGTTCATCGACCCTTGGCTGTTTGCCATCGCGCCAAGTGCTGCAAAGACTGCATTGGTGACGTGCTGGGACGTCTCCACATTGCCCGCAACAACGGCTGCCGGATAAGACGGGCGCAACATGCAATCGTCCGGGATGATGATGTTGATCGGCTTCAGGCAGCCGGCGTTCATCGGGATATCGCCGTCAACCATCACGCGGAAGCAATAGAGGATTGCAGCCCGGGTGACCGGTTCTGGCGCATTGAAGTTGTTCGGCTTAACGGCGGAGGTGCCGGTGAAATCGACCGTTGCCTCGCGCTTGTCTTTATCGACCGTGATCTTGACCTTGATGGTTGAGCCTTGGTCTGTCGGGTATTCGTACTCTGAGTCTTTCAGGGCTTCGATGACCCGCCGCACGCTCTCTTCGGCGTTGTCCTGAACATGGCCCATATAGGCCTGAACGACGTCCAGACCGAAGTGGGACACCATCTTGCGCAATTCCTGAATGCCCTTTTCATTGGCCGCGACCTGTGCGGAGAGGTCGGCAACGTTCTGATGCGGGTTTCTGGCCGGATAGGCGTGATCCGTCAGCAGGTTGACGAGTTCGGCCTCGCAGAAACGGCCCTGATCGACGAGCTTGAAGTTGTCGAAGAGGACACCTTCCTCGTCCACCTTGGTGGCAAGCGGGGTCATGGAACCCGGCGCGGAGCCGCCGACATCTGCGTGGTGACCGCGGGACGCGGCCCAGAACAGGATCTCCTTGCCTGCATTGTCGAAAACCGGCGAGACGACCGTGATGTCCGGCAGGTGTGTGCCGCCATTATACGGAGCGTTCAGCGCAAACACATCGCCCGGCTTGATCTTGCCCATGTTCAGCTTGATCACGGTTTCAACGGACCGGTCCATGGACCCAAGGTGCACCGGCATGTGCGGCGCGTTGGCGACCAGGGCGCCGCTGGCATCAAAGACGGCGCAGGAGAAGTCAAGGCGTTCCTTGATGTTCACCGAATAGGCTGTGTTCTGCAGCGTGACACCCATCTGTTCGGCGATGGACATGAAGAGGTTGTTGAACACCTCCAGCATGACCGGATCGGCGTGGGTGCCGATGGCGTCGGCCCGCTTGAGCGGCACAACCCGGTGAAGGATGACATGATCCTTGGCGTTGATCTCGGCCTGCCAGCCATCTTCGACGGCAATGGTCGCATGCGGTTCAATGATCACCGCCGGACCCATGACTTTCATACCGGGCTTGAGGGTCTCACGCTTGAAGATACCGGCATCATGCCACTGGCCTTCGGAGTAAATCCGTGTGCCTTTTGCTGCGGCTGGAACATCGGACGCCAAGGTAAGGTCCGGCTCGACAAGACCTGCGCCGCCGCCGGCGGTTTCCACCTCAAGGGCTTCGACCACCACCGGCTTGTTGTCATAGGCAAAGCCGAATTGCTTCTTGTGCGCATCCTCAAAGGCTGCGCGCATTTCATCAACTGTGCCGAGAAGAACAGGCAGGGGGGTGTCGGTGCCGTCATAGCGCAAATGTGCAGTCGCGACCGTCCGGCGGGCGTCTTCTGTCACACCCTGTCTGTCGAGTTCGGCTTCGGTCTGGGCGCTGAGGTCCTTGCGCAGCGCATCCAGCTCGGGAAGCAGCTCCTCGGTCATGGTTTTGACGACCGCTTTTTGACGGTCAGCGCGAATGTCGGCAAGGCCCATGCCGTAGGCGGACAAGATGCCGGAGAACGGATGCAGGATGACCGTCTTCATGCCGAGGCTGTCGGCGACCTTGCAGCCGGTCTGGCCGCCCGCGCCGCCAAAGCAGGTCAGGGCGTATTCGGTGACATCATAGCCGCGCTGAACGGAAATCTTCTTGATGGCATTTGCCATGTTTTCGACAGCGATTTTCAGGAAGCCGTCAGCGACTTCCTCCGGTGCCCGGCCGTCACCGATCTGGCTTGCCAGTGTGGCAAACCTCTCACGCACCACATCGCCATCCAGCGGCTGATCCTGGTTCGGGCCGAAGATTTTCGGAAAGAATTCCGGCGCCAGTTTGCCGGTCATCAGGTTCGCATCGGTGACGGTCAAAGGACCGCCGCGGCGGTAACAAGCGGGGCCCGGGTTGGCGCCCGCACTGTCCGGACCGACCTTGAACCGGCCGTCCGCATAATGGAGGATCGAGCCGCCGCCAGCTGCGACCGTGTGGATCATCATCATCGGCGCGCGCATGCGCACACCGGCAACTTCCGTTTCAAAGGCGCGCTCATAGTCGCCATCATAGTGGCAGACATCCGTTGAGGTGCCGCCCATGTCGAAGCCGATGATCTTGTCATAACCGGCCATTGCCGAGGTTTCGACAGCACCGACAACACCGCCCGCCGGACCGGAGAGGATCGCGTCCTTGCCCTGAAACAGGTCCGCAGCAGTCAGACCGCCGGAGGACTGCATGAACATCAGGCGCGGGCCTTCGCCCAGCTCTTCCTGAACTTGGTTCACATAACGGCGCAGGATCGGAGACAGGTAGGCATCAACGATGGTGGTGTCGCCGCGACCGACCAGTTTCATCAGCGGCGAGACTTCATGAGAGACCGAAATCTGCGGGAAGCCGATCTCTTGGGCGATTTTCTTCAGAGCTTGCTCGTGGGCCGGGTAGGCGTAAGCGTGCATCAGGACGATTGCGATGGAACGGATCCCAGCGTCCCAAGCGGCCTGCATTTCGCTACGGGCCCGTGCTTCATCAAGAGCCTGTTCGAGAGTGCCGTCAGCCTGCACGCGTTCCGAAATCTCATAGACGCGCTCATAAAGCAGTTCCGGCTTGATGATTTCCTTGGCGAAGATGTGCGGGCGGGCCTGATAGCCGATCTCCAGCGCGTCCCGGAAACCGCGCGTGATGAAGAGGGCGGTGCGCTCACCCTTGCGCTCCAGCAGCGCGTTGGTGGCAACGGTTGTGCCCATCTTGACCGTCGCGACCTTGTCCGACGGGATTGGTTGACCCTTTTCAACGCCGAGAAGTTCGCGAATGCCTTGAATGGCGGCATCACGGTAGGCTTCCGGGTTTTCTGACAAGACCTTGTGTGGATGGAGGGTTCCGTCCGGTGCGCGGCCAACGATGTCCGTAAATGTGCCGCCGCGATCGATCCAAAAGTCCCACTTGGCTGTCATTTTATCCCTCATCTTTATGTTTTCCTGCCGGCGATAGACCTGCCGGGCAGACGCGTTATCCGCCATCGATGGATTTATGCTGACATTTTATCGATAAAATGTCGATGAAAAAATCGAATTTTCTTTTACCCGGAGTTTAAGGCTTGTTTTGTATGCGTCTTTTTGAGGGAGCCAAAGCGCGGGATGATGTGCACATGAAGAGTACTGGTGGTTCAAACCCGCTCACCGAGTCGGGAACGTTCCGCTATGGATTGCGCATGAGTAATCCAGTGGCGGACAGTGTTCTCATGTTCACTCTGACTTTTGTTGGGGCTGTGCTGGTTCTGAGGTTTGGGTTTGAAATATTAAAGATGGTCTTCGCGGAACGTCCCATGTTTCCGGACTTCGTGAGTTTCTGGTCTGCGGGTTTTTTTGCGGTCCAGGGAGCCGCAGTTGAGGCCTACAATTATCAGCTTCTAAATTCATTTCAGTTTGAAGAGTTCGGTCAAGGAGAACTCCCATTTCTCTATCCGCCGACCTGGTTGATGGTGATTTCGCCATTTTCCATGTTGCCTTATCGGCCCTCTGCGCTTTTGTTTGAGGCGCTTCAAGTCATCGCGTTGGCAGTGGCTTGCAGGTATTTGCTGCGTGACCGGGCAATTCTCTGGATCCTGATTTTCTTTCCGACAGTGATCTCCGGGATCATTCACGGGCAAAACGCCGTGCTCAATACTGCGCTATTGGCCGGAGCACTTGGAGCGCTGGATCGTGATCGGCCGGTTCTTGCCGGCATTCTGATTGGATTGCTGAGCTACAAGCCTCAATTGGGAATCTTGATCCCGTTTGCACTTTTGGCCGGTCGTGAATACCGAGCATTTGCATCAGCCGCCGTGACGACCTTGTTATTTGCCACTGCTAGCTGGGTTGTCTTTGGGGCGGAGGTCTGGCGCGCGTTTATTGAGACCATTGCGTTTGCTCGCGACTGGCTGGAAAGCGGCCAAACGCCGGCAAACAAATATGCCTCCATTCTAGGTTGGTTACGCCAATTCGGGGTTGGAAACACGGCTGGAATGATTGTACAAGTTGGCTTCGCTTTGGCATCGGTTGGAGCTGTTGTGTGGTCATGGCGCCAGGATCTGCCGATGACCCTCAAGGGCAGTTTACTGGTTATCGGGACATGCCTCTCTACGCCTTACTTGCTGGACTATGATCTGGCTCTTTTGGTTATTCCTGTGTTGCTGCTTATCCAGCAGGGGAATGAGAGCGGGTATCTGAGTTTTGAGAAATTAAGCATTGCGCTCGCCGTGTTTAGCTTCCTTTTTACAAGCCTCTGGGGCGTCCAAATGCCTATTACGGCGATTGGGGTGCCATCGATTGTTTTGTTTGCTCTCGTTCTGCGCCGCGCTGTCGTGGGGCAGCGGGCAGGTTTTGGCCAGACCAGCTGTCCCGCATGAGACATCATCGTTTGCCAAGTTCGCCCACCATTCTAAAACCGATCTTCAGGTCTACGACCGATCTACCGGGCTAGATAAACCTTAGCAGCACCCCTTAGCAGTCCTAAAACGGGTCTCCGCGGCACCTCGGATATCATTGCAGAGGTGAGGCGAAGACATACATATACGCGGTATGGTAGAGAAGGCCTAATTTACCTTTCAATAATTGTATTAAAACATCCAATTCTGTGTCGGAGAATTCGAGTTACTCCCCGGGAGGCTTTGTTTTTCCGTGCTTCTGAGATTTTTGAAAAGAATTTATCGATAAAATGTTGATGTTTTATCTTTTCCGGATTAGCGTTTAGTTGGCAGCCGTGGATGGGCGTTCGCAGAAAACGCCGTCATGCTGCCCTGCTCAGGTTCAAGAAACCCCTTTGCTTCTAAGAGGAGAACATCATGTTGAAGTCACGATCCCTGGCAAAGGCCGGGATGACGTTTGCCGCTGCTGCCGCCTTTGGCGTTGCAGGCCTTACTGCCGCTGCTGCCGAAACCAAGTGGGACATGCCGACCCCATATGGTGATAGCAATTTCCACACCCAGAACATTGCAGCGTTCGCCGATGAAGTTGCAGACAAGACTGGCGGCTCACTGACAATTCAACTTCATTCAGCTGGATCGCTTTTCAAGCATCCAGAAATCAAGAACGCGGTCCGTAAGGGCCTGGCACCGATCGGTGAGGTTCTGGTGTCGCGTCTTTCAAACGAAGATGCTGTCTTCGGCGTGGATTCTGTTCCGTTCCTCGCCCCGTCTTATGACCAGGCTTGGAAACTGTATCAGGCGTCCAAACCGGCGCTTGAAGAAAAACTTGCCGAACAGGGCCTTCAGCTCCTCTACACGGTGCCGTGGCCGCCACAGGGCATTTACGCGAAAAACGAAGTGACAAAAGGTTCTGACCTGTCCGGACTGAAATTCCGCGCCTACAATGCGGCGACTGAGCGTCTTGCGATTTTGGCAGACGCCATCCCGACGCAGATTGAAGTGCCGGATATTCCGACCGCATTCTCGACAGGCCGTGTCGAGGCCATGATCACATCCCCGTCCACCGGTGCCAACTCCAAGGCCTGGGACTTCCTGACCCATTATCATGACACGCAGGCCTGGTTGCCGAAGAATATGGTGATCGTCAACAAGTCTGCATTTGACGCGTTGAACGATGCGGAAAAGTCTGCAGTTCTGGAAGCTGCCGCCACGGCTGAAACCCGCGGTTGGGAAGCCTCAAAAGTTGAGACCAAGTCCAAGACTGCAGTTCTTGCCGAAAACGGCATCACCGTTGTCCAGCCGAGCAGCGAACTGATTGCAGATCTTGCCGCAATCGGTGAGACAATGGCCACAGAATGGCAAGAACAGGCCGGCGAAGATGGTACTGCCATCCTGGAAGCCTACAAGGCCAACTAAGACTGGAAAGCGCCGGGCCTGAACTGCCCGGCGTTTTTCTTTCTGCCGCTAAATATTGGGGGAGAGCGGATGCGAAATGCGCTCAATGGATTGTACAAGACGGCAACGGTTTTGGCTGCCTGCTGTCTTGTGACAATTGCTCTACTTGTATCTCTTCAGGTCATGGGGCGGCTGCTGGACGGTGCACGCGGCCTGGTCGGCCTGGAACCACTGGGATTGTTGGTTCCGTCGCTCGCTGAAATCGCCGGTTTCTTTCTCGTCGGCGCATCCTTTCTGGCGCTGGCCGGAACACTGCGCAACGGGGACCATATCCGGGTTTCCATTCTTTTGCAGGGTGTGGGCCCGGCCGTTGCCCGGCTCCTGAATATCTGGGCCCTAGCCGTTGCGTTCGCTCTCGCTGCGTATTTTACCTGGCACGCTTTGGCACTGGTACTGGACAGCTACCGCTACAACGAAGTGTCTTTCGGCATCATTCCGATCCCGCTCATGTTTCCGCAGGCAGTCATGACACTCGGGCTCTTCGTCCTTGCGATTGCGCTGCTGGATGATCTCGTCACATCCTTGACCGGAAAAGCGCCAAGTTATGAAACCGTCGTTCGCGACGACCCGATTGAAGGGAGCGAGTAATGGATTTTTCTCTTCTATCCTTCTTGCTTGGCTTGGGCATGCTGGCCGCGCTTGCCACGGGCATATGGGTGGCGGTTGCGCTGTTCGCCGTCGCTCTTGCTACGATGATGCTGCTGGTCTCTGTTCCAGCCGGGCCGGTCATGGCGACCACAGTCTGGGGCGCGTCTCACCACTGGGACCTCACGGCCTTGCCGATGTTTATCTGGATGGGAGAAATCCTGTTTAGGTCGCGGTTGTCGGAAGACATGTTTGCCGGATTGTCGCCCTGGATGCGGAACCTGCCTGGCCGCCTTTTGCACGTGAACATCCTGGGCTGCGGGATATTTGCGGCTGTGTCAGGCTCTTCCGCCGCAACGGCCGCAACGGTTGGCCGAATGTCTTTGCCGGAGCTGAGAAGCCGTGGCTATGACGAGAAACTGGCGATCGGCACTTTGGCCGGGTCCGCAACCCTTGGCTTGCTTATCCCGCCGTCGATCATTTTGATCGTTTACGGCGCAGCTACCGAGCAGTCGATTGCGCGGCTCTTCATGGCAGGTGTCTTGCCTGGCGCGATGTTGTGTCTTTTGTTCATGGGCTATGTCGCAGTTTGGGCGATGCTGAACCGTGACAAGATGCCGGCCAAGGAAGAAAAGCTTCCGCTCTGGACGCAGATCAAAGCGACGCGGCGCCTCTTCCCGGTTATTGGTCTGATTATTGGCGTCATCGGCTCGATCTATGCTGGTCTTGCCTCGCCAACGGAAGCTGCTGCAATCGGCGTCGTGCTGGCGCTTTTGTTGTCCTGGGTGTCCGGGACCTTGAACCGCAAGAGTTTTGCGGACGGTCTCCTGGGCGCGACACGCACATCCTGCATGATTGCGTTCATTCTTGCGGGTGCGGCCTTCCTGACCGTCGCGATGGGGTACACAGGCATCCCTCGGGAGCTGGCCTCCTGGATCGGCGGAATGGACATGTCACCGTACGTGCTCTTATTCGCGCTGACGATCTTCTTCGTTGTCCTCGGCTGTTTCCTGGACGGGATTTCCGTTGTGGTTCTAACCACATCCGTGATCCTGCCCATGGTGGAGCAGGCTGGCCTTGATCTGATCTGGTTTGGGATTTTCATCGTTCTTGTCGTTGAAATGAGTCAGATCACACCTCCAGTCGGCTTCAACCTGTTTGTTATTCAGGGAATGACGGGGCGCAACATCTTCTCCGTTGCACGTATGGCTTTGCCGTTCTTCCTGTTGATGGTTGTGGCGCTGGTTCTGCTTGTCGCCTTCCCGGGGTTGGCCCTGTGGTTGCCTCAGACGATGTTGAGCAATTAAAAGGGCATTCCAGAACAACTTGAGAGAACGATTAATGACTGAGCGACCGAAACCCAACTCCGATGCCCAAATTGGTCCTGTGGTTTCGGCCGCTCATCTTGCGTCCGGTGCCATGCCGGCCCTCTCGGAAATCGAGTTTGCCGTCACGATGATGGTCAACGCATATCATCGCTGGATGGTCCGTTGTATGGCTGCCAGTGGCTCGGAGGGGCTCGGCCCTCTTGATGTCTTGGTTCTCCACTCGGTCAATCACCGCGGGCGCGCTAAGACACTGTCCGATATTTGTCTGGTCCTGAACATCGAAGACACGCATACGGTGACCTACGCGCTCAAAAAACTTGAGAAAGCCGGACTGATTACCTCTGGTCGGCGCGGCAAGGAAAAAACCGCTGAGATCACCCCCGAGGGTGAGACCGCATGCATGGAATATCGACGCTTGCGGGAGGCGCTCCTGGTCGAGCCCATGAAAGCGCTTGGGCTCGATGAGAGCGAACTCTCCCGGCTTGCCGCAACCCTTCGCCTCGTTTCCGGAAACTACGACCAAGCCGCCCGCGCTGCAGCTGCCATGTAAAAATGGTTCTGCGGCCCCTAAAGCAGTTTTTCGTTTTAATACTGCAATAATTCTTGTAGTATCGAATTATGAGATCAGATGATGCAATTATGGCTCTTGGCGCTCTCGCCCAGGAAGACCGGCTGGCGGCTTTCAGGCTGTTGATGATGGAGGGAGACCAAGGTCTTCCGTCCGGCGCAATCGCAGAGCGCCTCGACGTAGCGCCCACCAGGATGTCCTTCCATCTGGCAACTCTGGAAAAAGCCGGGCTTTTGAACACGCGCCGGGAAGGGCGGCACATCCATTACTCCGTCGACTATCTGAGGATGCGATCCTTGCTTGGATTTCTCATCGAAGACTGTTGCGGCAACAATCCCGATATCTGCTGCTTTCCCATCAGCGCCCCCAATCAGGAAACACACTAAAATGACCATCACAATTTACCACAATCCGAAATGTGGGACGTCCCGGAACACGCTGGAGATGATCCGCAAGGCTGGCGTTGACCCAGTCGTGATCGAGTATTTGAAAACGCCGCCATCCCGCGACGAGCTGGTGAATTTGATCGCAAGAATGGAGATTTCAGTCCGCGATTTGCTCCGCCAGAAGGGGACACCTTTTGATGAACTGGGGCTTGGCGATGAGAAATGGACCGATGACCAGTTGATCGACTTCATGATGGAGCACCCGATCTTGATCAACCGACCTGTCGTCGTGAGCGACAAGGGTGTCCGGCTCTGCAGGCCCTCAGAAAGGGTCGTTGATTTGCTTCCGGTCGATATCGGCGCATTCACAAAGGAAGATGGGGAAGTGGTCAACGCCGGGAGCACAAATGTTTGACGGAAAACCTGAGGACCTCCCGAATGTGAGCTTTGCGGACATCAAGCCCGTAACCGCTGGAAAAGTGGATCAGGCGGCAGCATTCGATCACCCGCCGCGCATACTGCTTCTCTATGGATCTTTACGGGAGCGGTCCTATAGCCGATTGCTGGTTGAAGAAGCTGCCCGCCTGTTGACGGCTTTCGGGGCGGAAACCCGGATCTTCAACCCTTCAGGATTGCCGTTGCCAGATGATGCCGATGCAAGTCATCCCAAAGTGGCTGAACTGCGGGATCTGAGCATTTGGTCGGAGGCTCAGGTGTGGTGTTCGCCCGAACGCCACGGCGCTATGACAGGCATCTTGAAAACTCAAATCGACTGGATCCCGTTGAGCACCGGGGCCGTCCGTCCAACACAAGGCAAAACACTAGCTTTGATGCAAGTCTCGGGTGGGTCCCAGTCTTTCAATGCTGTTAACCAGATGCGGATCCTTGGCCGCTGGATGCGGATGGTCACGATACCGAACCAATCCTCGGTTCCGAAGGCGTATACCCAGTTTGATGATGACGGACGCATGCTGCCATCACCACTCTACGACCGTATTGTGGACGTCATGGAAGAGCTGATGAAGTTCACACTGTTGGTGCGCGGGCGGTCTGACTATTTGGTGGATCGATATTCTGAACGTAAGTCTGATCGGCAGAAACAGGGAGCAGCCTAGCCAAACTGTATCAGGAACCTTGAACAGCGACCGGTGTTCCAAAGGAAGCGTCGGTCGGTAAACTGTTACTGCTTTCCATGTCAGATTTCGCAGATTTGACGAAGGCTTTCTGCGGCCCGCTAGAATTTGTGGCTGGGTCTGAACCCGGTTTTGCAGATTGTGTCGCCCATGTCTTTTTCACTGAGCGAATCTTGGCTGTCATATCGGCTTGAACGGTTTCATGAACCTTTACGTCATCAGGTTTGCCGTACAGATACCCTTGGATCAGATCGCAACCGGCGGCGCGAAGCAAAATGGCTTGCTCTTCGGTTTCAACACCTTCTGCGGTGATGGTGACATTCAAAGACCTGCCAAGACCGACGATTGACGTAACAATTGCATCCGTGCTGGCTTCCTTGCCAAGATCTTGGATGAAGGCCTTGTCGATCTTGATCTTGTCGAACGGGAACAGGCTCAAATAGCTTAGCGATGAGTAACCGGTGCCGAAGTCGTCCATGGCGATTGAAACGCCCATATCGCGGATTTGCCGGAGCGTGTGGACGACGGAATCAGTATTGGAAATGAGCAAGCTCTCAGTGATTTCAATTTCAAGACGTTTCGGGTCCAGGCCTGAGCTCTGAAGGGCGCGCGCCACGCGCTTTTGTATGTCGCCGGCTGCGAACTGGGCAGGGGACATGTTGATTGCTACCCGCCGATTGGAGTTGGGCCACAGCGCAGCTTCCCTGCAAGCTTGCTCCAAGACCCAATTGCCAATGTCTTCGATCAGGCCCGTGTCTTCTGCAATCGGAATGAACGAATCCGGGCGCATCATGCCCTTGGTGGGATGCTCCCAGCGGATCAGTGCTTCATATCCCTTCAATGAGCCATCACTCAGAGCGTATTGAGGCTGATACTTGAGTTTCAACTGATCGAACTTGAGAGCCTTGACCAGACCCTGTTCGATCTCTTTTCGTTTCTGAGCTTCCGCATCCAAGTCCTGTGTGTACCAGCAGAACGTGGACCGACCTTCGTGTTTTGCGCGGTAAAGTGCGAGGTCTGCGCAGTGAAGCAAACGTGAGGAGCGCCAAGATCCATCGGTGGCCCGCGCCAATCCGATGGACAAGGATATTTTGATTTCCCGGCCGTCGATATTGCAGGGCGGATCTGTGGCACTGATCATGTCAGCTGCCAAACGTGCCATGCGGCCAGTATCCGAGACCGAGGTTAGCATGACGGCGAACTCGTCCCCTGACAGACGCGCAACCAGATGCCCGCTGAAGACCGATTTCAAACGGTCCGCAATGATCTGCAGAAAAACATCTCCAATCCCGTGGCCATGGGTGTCATTGATTTCCTTGAACTTGTCCACGTCGATGATCATGACACCGATGTTCGATGCCTTCGCCTGGGCAAAACGGAGCGCTTCACTCAAACGTGCATTGAAGACGGCCCGGTTCGGCAACCCGGTTAACGTGTCATGATGCGCCAGGTACTGAATGTTTTTGCTGGTCTGCAGTTGTTCGCGAAAGCGCATCCAGAGCAGAATGCCGGCGAACAAAAAGGATATGAGACACAAGCCTCCGATTGCCGCACTCACTGAAAAGAGCAGGGGTACAAGGCTTTTCATGATAGTCGCTGTGCTTACCAGGGCAATCAGACTGCGCGAATTCGCATCCTTGGCCGGATACACGATGACTGCTTTGTTCCCGAATTTCCCGACTGTATTCATGTCGGGAATGGCCAGAATTCGAGGTGAACTCAAAGCCGCGACCTTTGCATCTGTCAGGGTCTGCGGCGCCAGGAAGAGGTTTTTCTCCTCCCACTCGGGCGATGCCCAGGCAGCAGACTGCGGCCCTTCGCGGGTTTCCATGGCAGATGGCAAGATGGAAAAGTGAAGGACTCCGGCCGGCGCATGACCGGATTGCAACGAATTCTGTAACGTATCGACTTGTTCGTGATACGCGTTTGATCGCCCATCACTTGTCAACGTCATACGCAGGCCATCGAGGGTCTGCGGCAAGACTGCTGTGTCCCGGACCTCACGCGGCTGTAAGGTGTCGTAGACCGTATCCGCCCACGCAGCATAGGTCTGTTCCAAGCCCTTAACCAGGAGCCAATGGGTCAATAGCCGATTGCTCGCGTAGACGCCTGCAGCCAGAAGCATTACCAGCGACATGGATATCAAAAATATAACAATGTTACTTCTGACAAATGACGTGGCCATTCAGCTCGGCACCATTTCGGATAAACGGTTGCGCTAAAGTAGGGCAAAAGTCTTTAACCATCATGAATCTCATTGTTTTCCAACAATACAGCGAGCTTGCGTCAAAAAGCAGGTTGTTAGGTGATCCCAATGCCTAGAATAGGCAGGGTTTCGAGGCCAGCTAGCCAAAGCCCCGATGTGCAGTTAGAAGGGTTTTGAAGTCGATCCCGGCGATTCCAGCTGCTCCGGGTTTGGGCTGAATGATCGGCAATCGAACCCTCAAGGGAGTTTAAGTGTGAGCGTCTGGAGCAGCATCGGAAGCATAGTCGGTGCGATTGGAACTGGCGGAGCGCAGATTGTTGACAGGCTTGTTCAGCTTGTGTTGGCTCGGCCTGAGGGTGTGAACACAGTCGGTTTCACTGTGGCAATGATTGCGCTTTCAGCAAAAATGGCAAAGGCTGACGGCGTTGTAACTGCCGACGAAGTGATTGCCTTTCGGGAACTCTTCGATGTGCCCCCGAGCGAAGAAAAGAACGTCGCGCGGTTGTTTAATCTCGCTCAGGAAGATATCGCGGGTTTTGACGTTTACGCCAAAAAACTCGCTGACCTCTTCCCTTATGACCGGAAGACACTGCTTGATATTTTGGATGGCCTTTTTCACATTGCCAAAGCTGACGGCGTCGTGCACCAGAGCGAAATAAGCTACCTTTCGGAAGTGGCTAAGGTTTTTGGACTGGATGATCGTGAGTTTTCCAAAGCACTTGCCCGCCATGTCCGCAAAGACGGGGATCCTTACGAAGTCTTGGGAATTGGTGCGCAGGCCAGCGATGCTGAATTGAAAGCTCACTACCGGCGGGAAG
This window of the Roseibium alexandrii DFL-11 genome carries:
- a CDS encoding TRAP transporter substrate-binding protein, translated to MLKSRSLAKAGMTFAAAAAFGVAGLTAAAAETKWDMPTPYGDSNFHTQNIAAFADEVADKTGGSLTIQLHSAGSLFKHPEIKNAVRKGLAPIGEVLVSRLSNEDAVFGVDSVPFLAPSYDQAWKLYQASKPALEEKLAEQGLQLLYTVPWPPQGIYAKNEVTKGSDLSGLKFRAYNAATERLAILADAIPTQIEVPDIPTAFSTGRVEAMITSPSTGANSKAWDFLTHYHDTQAWLPKNMVIVNKSAFDALNDAEKSAVLEAAATAETRGWEASKVETKSKTAVLAENGITVVQPSSELIADLAAIGETMATEWQEQAGEDGTAILEAYKAN
- a CDS encoding glycosyltransferase family 87 protein: MKSTGGSNPLTESGTFRYGLRMSNPVADSVLMFTLTFVGAVLVLRFGFEILKMVFAERPMFPDFVSFWSAGFFAVQGAAVEAYNYQLLNSFQFEEFGQGELPFLYPPTWLMVISPFSMLPYRPSALLFEALQVIALAVACRYLLRDRAILWILIFFPTVISGIIHGQNAVLNTALLAGALGALDRDRPVLAGILIGLLSYKPQLGILIPFALLAGREYRAFASAAVTTLLFATASWVVFGAEVWRAFIETIAFARDWLESGQTPANKYASILGWLRQFGVGNTAGMIVQVGFALASVGAVVWSWRQDLPMTLKGSLLVIGTCLSTPYLLDYDLALLVIPVLLLIQQGNESGYLSFEKLSIALAVFSFLFTSLWGVQMPITAIGVPSIVLFALVLRRAVVGQRAGFGQTSCPA
- a CDS encoding TRAP transporter small permease gives rise to the protein MRNALNGLYKTATVLAACCLVTIALLVSLQVMGRLLDGARGLVGLEPLGLLVPSLAEIAGFFLVGASFLALAGTLRNGDHIRVSILLQGVGPAVARLLNIWALAVAFALAAYFTWHALALVLDSYRYNEVSFGIIPIPLMFPQAVMTLGLFVLAIALLDDLVTSLTGKAPSYETVVRDDPIEGSE
- a CDS encoding hydantoinase B/oxoprolinase family protein, whose amino-acid sequence is MTAKWDFWIDRGGTFTDIVGRAPDGTLHPHKVLSENPEAYRDAAIQGIRELLGVEKGQPIPSDKVATVKMGTTVATNALLERKGERTALFITRGFRDALEIGYQARPHIFAKEIIKPELLYERVYEISERVQADGTLEQALDEARARSEMQAAWDAGIRSIAIVLMHAYAYPAHEQALKKIAQEIGFPQISVSHEVSPLMKLVGRGDTTIVDAYLSPILRRYVNQVQEELGEGPRLMFMQSSGGLTAADLFQGKDAILSGPAGGVVGAVETSAMAGYDKIIGFDMGGTSTDVCHYDGDYERAFETEVAGVRMRAPMMMIHTVAAGGGSILHYADGRFKVGPDSAGANPGPACYRRGGPLTVTDANLMTGKLAPEFFPKIFGPNQDQPLDGDVVRERFATLASQIGDGRAPEEVADGFLKIAVENMANAIKKISVQRGYDVTEYALTCFGGAGGQTGCKVADSLGMKTVILHPFSGILSAYGMGLADIRADRQKAVVKTMTEELLPELDALRKDLSAQTEAELDRQGVTEDARRTVATAHLRYDGTDTPLPVLLGTVDEMRAAFEDAHKKQFGFAYDNKPVVVEALEVETAGGGAGLVEPDLTLASDVPAAAKGTRIYSEGQWHDAGIFKRETLKPGMKVMGPAVIIEPHATIAVEDGWQAEINAKDHVILHRVVPLKRADAIGTHADPVMLEVFNNLFMSIAEQMGVTLQNTAYSVNIKERLDFSCAVFDASGALVANAPHMPVHLGSMDRSVETVIKLNMGKIKPGDVFALNAPYNGGTHLPDITVVSPVFDNAGKEILFWAASRGHHADVGGSAPGSMTPLATKVDEEGVLFDNFKLVDQGRFCEAELVNLLTDHAYPARNPHQNVADLSAQVAANEKGIQELRKMVSHFGLDVVQAYMGHVQDNAEESVRRVIEALKDSEYEYPTDQGSTIKVKITVDKDKREATVDFTGTSAVKPNNFNAPEPVTRAAILYCFRVMVDGDIPMNAGCLKPINIIIPDDCMLRPSYPAAVVAGNVETSQHVTNAVFAALGAMANSQGSMNNLTFGNDTYQYYETICSGSPAGPGFKGTDGVHVHMTNSRLTDPEVLEFRFPVLLEDFHIRKGSGGKGKWSAGDGTKRTLRFLEKMDCAILGSHRTIEPKGMEGGENGELGRTEVRRLDGTVQPLKGCDQTILEPGEAVTVITPTAGGWGKA
- a CDS encoding TRAP transporter large permease: MDFSLLSFLLGLGMLAALATGIWVAVALFAVALATMMLLVSVPAGPVMATTVWGASHHWDLTALPMFIWMGEILFRSRLSEDMFAGLSPWMRNLPGRLLHVNILGCGIFAAVSGSSAATAATVGRMSLPELRSRGYDEKLAIGTLAGSATLGLLIPPSIILIVYGAATEQSIARLFMAGVLPGAMLCLLFMGYVAVWAMLNRDKMPAKEEKLPLWTQIKATRRLFPVIGLIIGVIGSIYAGLASPTEAAAIGVVLALLLSWVSGTLNRKSFADGLLGATRTSCMIAFILAGAAFLTVAMGYTGIPRELASWIGGMDMSPYVLLFALTIFFVVLGCFLDGISVVVLTTSVILPMVEQAGLDLIWFGIFIVLVVEMSQITPPVGFNLFVIQGMTGRNIFSVARMALPFFLLMVVALVLLVAFPGLALWLPQTMLSN